One Pseudorca crassidens isolate mPseCra1 chromosome 21, mPseCra1.hap1, whole genome shotgun sequence DNA segment encodes these proteins:
- the LOC137215939 gene encoding beta-defensin 103A-like, whose amino-acid sequence MRVYYLLFVLFFLFLLPVSGSGRIVNILQKYYCRMRGGRCALFGCLPREIPLGLCSHSGRKCCRRER is encoded by the exons ATGAGGGTCTACTACCTTCTCTTTGTGTTGTTCTTCTTGTTCTTGCTGCCTGTTTCAG GCAGTGGAAGAATCgtaaatatattacaaaagtaTTATTGCAGAATGAGAGGCGGCCGGTGTGCTCTGTTTGGCTGTCTTCCGAGGGAGATCCCCTTAGGCCTTTGTTCCCACAGTGGTCGAAAATGCTGCCGAAGGGAGAGATGA